The Hymenobacter sp. DG01 sequence CGAGGTAGGTCGCAAACGGGCCGTCGTCCGCCCAGTTGACGGGCCCCTCCATGTGCATAATATCTTTAAACACGCTGAACGGCAGCACGAAGTCGAATAGCTCAGAAGAATTGCGCGGCAGCGCGGCGAACACCCCCGATATCCGGCCGGTGCGCTTCAGGTCACCCATGTTCAGCTGCAATTCCACGGTTTGCCCGAGGCTGTTGGCCGGACTGCCGAACAACTTGGTTGCCAGCGCCTCGGAGAGTACCACGGCCTGCTTGTCAGCCAGCACTTGGGCAGGGGCGCCCTGCAGCAGCGGGTAGCTGAAAAGCTGAAAAAACTCCGGGCCGACGAATTTGCCCACGCCCGTCACGTGCTTGCCGGGCACGGCCAGGGTAAATTTTGGAAAGAAGTTGGCTGGCGTGGCGGCCACCGCGTACTCGATTTCCGGCATTTCCTCCCGCAGCGTTTCGGCCAGCCGGGGCGCCGTGCCCGCGCGGGTGTCGATGCCTCGCGCCGTGCGCTGGTTTTCCATCACCTGAAACAGGCGGTGGTCCAGGGCGTGGTAGGCGTCGAAGCTGCGCTCGTCCTGAATCCACAGGTAGATGGTCAGGGCGCAGGCCAGGCCAGTAGACAAGCCCACCAGGTTGATGAGAAACGTGCCGGGAAACCGCTGGGCGTGGCGGTAGAGCAAGAGCAGGGCGTGCTGGAACATAAACGCGGGCGTGAAGAAGTGTAACGGAGGGAAGGCCGCGCTCAGGCGCTGAACTGGCTGCGGCTGTTTTCCAGCACGATGCTGCCATCCAGCAGGCGCACGATGCGCCGGGCATAGCGGGCGTCGTGCTCGGAATGGGTCACCATGACCACGGTGGTACCGGCCTCATTCAGGTTCGTGAGCAGGGCCATCACCTCCTGGCCCGTGGCCGAGTCCAGATTGCCGGTGGGCTCGTCGGCCAGCAACAGCGGCGGCTGGTTTATCACGGCGCGGGCCACGGCTACGCGCTGTTGCTGGCCCCCGGAAAGCTGAGCCGGAAAATGGTTGCGGCGGTGCAGCAGCTGCAAGGCATCCAGCTGCTGCCTGACGCGCTGCTGCCGCTCGGCCGCCCCTACGCCCAGGTAGCGCAAAGGCAATTCCACGTTTTCGAACACGGTCAGCTCGTCAATCAGGTTGAAGCTCTGAAAAACAAACCCAATGCTGCGCTTGCGCAGCTCGGTCCGCTTCCGCTCCGAAAGCCGGCTGGTTTCGGTGCCCAGAAAGTGCAGGCGGCCCGCGTCAGGCTCGTCCAGCAGCCCCAGCAGGTTGAGCAAGGTTGACTTGCCGCAGCCCGAAGGTCCCATAATGGCTACAAAATCGCCTGGCGGCACTTCCAGCGAGACGTTGTTTAGCGCCAGCGTGGCCACGTCGGCGGTGCGGTATACTTTTTCCATGTTCTCGATTTTAATCATGTTGGTAGCACTACCGTTTGGTAAGGGAAAGGAAAGAAACCCGGCATTAGTCGGTGCCGGCACTCAGTGTCAGCTCGGCGTGGCTTTCGTAGCCTTCATAGCTGGAAGTGATGACCCGGTCGCCGGGTTGCAAGCCGGCTAGCACTTCAAAATACTCAGGGTTTTGGCGGCCCAGGCGAACCGCAACCCGCTGCGCCCTCGTGCCGGCCGGGTTTACCTTGAACACCCAGTTGCCGACCGTTTGCTGGTAGAAACCGCCCTTAGGCAGCCGCACGGCTGGCGCCTGCTCGCTCAAGGCTAGGCGCACCGGCAGGGTCTGGCCGCGCCGCAGCCCCGGCGGCTCGGTGCGGCCAAACTGTAAGTCAACTAGCAAGCCTTTCGTCACTTGGGGGTATATTTTGGTGAGGCGCAGCGGGTATGCGGCGCCGTCAACCAGCACTTCCCCGGCTTGGCCCACCACGATTCGGCTGATGTAGAACTCGTCCACAGTGGCCTGAATTTTAAAGCCTGAGAGGGCATCAATCTGACCCAGGCGCTGGCCCCGCGCCCGGGCTGCCCCCACCTCGGCGCTGAGCGAGGTGAGGCGGCCGCCTACCGGGGCCCGGACCAGCAGGTCGTCCATCTTGCGGCGCATCAGGGCCAGGTTGCTGTTCATGCGGCCCAGGGAGGCCTGCATTTTGCCGACCTGCTGCATCATGGCTACCGAATCCTGGCGCAGGGCTTGCCGCGCCAGCGCCCGCTTGCGCACGAGGTAGCGGTAGGCGTTCTGGCTGCGCAGGTAGTCCTGGTGGGCAATGACCTTTTCCGCGTAGAGGGTGGCGTTAGTGTCAAACAGCCGCTGGGCCTCGGCGAGCTGAAAATCCAGGTCGGTCAGCTGGTTCTGGCGCTGCATCCGGTTTTGCACCAGCTGGTTGCGTGTGTTCTGCAGGTTGTTCATCAGTTCAAACACGGCCGTTTCGCGGTTCACCATTTCCAGCTGCAGGTTCGTGTTGGTCAGGCGCAGAATCGGCTGGCCCGGCGTCAGCGTCGCGCCTTCCTCTACCAGCAGCTCCTGCACCGTGCCGTCCTCGGCCGCGTCGAGGTAAGTGGTACGCAGGGGTTGCACCACCCCGTCGAGGGCGGTAAACTCTTGAAAGACGCCCCGGCTTACCGGGCTGATGGTCAGGCGGCGGGTATCTACCCGGAGCCCACTAGCCGAGCGGGCCGTGAACACGCTGGCGGCCAGCAGCCCCACCAGCAGCAAGCCTCCCGTCACCAGCAGGAGCTTAGCCAGCGGCCACTTTTTCTGGATAATTGGAACGTCCATGCAGGTAATGGCTTGAAGTCGTGGGGTTGCGCCCTGAGCTTATGCCAAGAACAGTGCCTTCGTTGTAACTCCTTGTATTGCAATGAATCAACTTATTGCCCTTTGCTCAGCTCCGCTAAAACGTCCGGTTTCGATACACGTAACCGTCCGGTTGTGATACACCCACATGCGGTCTTGATCTAGGAAATCGGCTTGCCCGACGCAGAAAGCCCCCTGACGTACCCATAGCATGGTTTGTGTGCGCCGGTGCTTGGCTTAGTTGCCCGCAAGCGTTACTTTTCCGCCTTATTCTCTCCGGCCCATGATTGCCAAGCAAGCCCGCGTATTGGTAGTAGATGACGACAGCGACGTGCTGTTTGCCGTGAAGATGCTGCTCAAAACCGAGGTGCAGGAAGTTGTCACGGAAACGAACCCCGAGCGGTTGCTCTCGCTACTGAGCAAGCAGTCTTTCGATGCCATCCTGCTGGACATGAACTACCGCAGCGGCGTCGCCACGGGCAACGAGGGGTTCTACTGGTTGAGCCGCATACTAGAGCGTGACCCACAAGCGACCGTCCTCATGCTAACCGCCTACGGCGACGTGCCCACCGCCGTGCGCTCCCTCAAAGCCGGCGCCACGGACTTCCTGCTCAAGCCCTGGCGTAATGAGCAGCTGCTACACGCCCTGACGGCCGCCCTGAACGCCCGAAGCGGCCGCCACGGCCAGCGGGCCCCGCAACGTCCGGCTGCTCCGCGGGCTACGGCCGCGCTGCTGGGCGAATCGACGGCCATGCAGGAAGTGTTGGCCCTAGTCGAGAAAGTGGCTCCCACCGAAGCCAACGTGCTGCTGCTGGGCGAAAACGGCACGGGTAAGGAATTGGTGGCCCAGGCCCTGCACGCCCAGTCCTACCGGTCTAGCCAGCCCTTCGTCACTGCCGACGTGGGCGCCCTGAGCGAGGGGCTGTTTGAGAGCGAATTGTTTGGCCACGTTAAGGGTGCCTTCACTGATGCCAGAGAAACCCGGGTGGGCCGTTTTCAGGCGGCCAACGGCGGTACTTTATTTCTGGATGAGCTGGGCAACCTGTCCTTGCCCCAACAGGCCAAGCTGCTCACAGTCCTGCAAAACCGGCAGGTTACACCCGTCGGCAGCAACGCGCCCGTGCCGGTGGACATCCGGCTTGTGTCGGCCACTAATGCCCCGCTGGCCGAGTTGGCCGCCCGGGGGGCGTTTCGTCAGGACCTGCTCTACCGGCTG is a genomic window containing:
- a CDS encoding ABC transporter ATP-binding protein, yielding MIKIENMEKVYRTADVATLALNNVSLEVPPGDFVAIMGPSGCGKSTLLNLLGLLDEPDAGRLHFLGTETSRLSERKRTELRKRSIGFVFQSFNLIDELTVFENVELPLRYLGVGAAERQQRVRQQLDALQLLHRRNHFPAQLSGGQQQRVAVARAVINQPPLLLADEPTGNLDSATGQEVMALLTNLNEAGTTVVMVTHSEHDARYARRIVRLLDGSIVLENSRSQFSA
- a CDS encoding efflux RND transporter periplasmic adaptor subunit, with protein sequence MDVPIIQKKWPLAKLLLVTGGLLLVGLLAASVFTARSASGLRVDTRRLTISPVSRGVFQEFTALDGVVQPLRTTYLDAAEDGTVQELLVEEGATLTPGQPILRLTNTNLQLEMVNRETAVFELMNNLQNTRNQLVQNRMQRQNQLTDLDFQLAEAQRLFDTNATLYAEKVIAHQDYLRSQNAYRYLVRKRALARQALRQDSVAMMQQVGKMQASLGRMNSNLALMRRKMDDLLVRAPVGGRLTSLSAEVGAARARGQRLGQIDALSGFKIQATVDEFYISRIVVGQAGEVLVDGAAYPLRLTKIYPQVTKGLLVDLQFGRTEPPGLRRGQTLPVRLALSEQAPAVRLPKGGFYQQTVGNWVFKVNPAGTRAQRVAVRLGRQNPEYFEVLAGLQPGDRVITSSYEGYESHAELTLSAGTD
- a CDS encoding sigma-54 dependent transcriptional regulator; translation: MIAKQARVLVVDDDSDVLFAVKMLLKTEVQEVVTETNPERLLSLLSKQSFDAILLDMNYRSGVATGNEGFYWLSRILERDPQATVLMLTAYGDVPTAVRSLKAGATDFLLKPWRNEQLLHALTAALNARSGRHGQRAPQRPAAPRATAALLGESTAMQEVLALVEKVAPTEANVLLLGENGTGKELVAQALHAQSYRSSQPFVTADVGALSEGLFESELFGHVKGAFTDARETRVGRFQAANGGTLFLDELGNLSLPQQAKLLTVLQNRQVTPVGSNAPVPVDIRLVSATNAPLAELAARGAFRQDLLYRLNTVALTLPPLRERGDDVLLLARHFATMYAARNRKPTPDFTPAALARLRQYPWPGNVRELQHAVERAVILAAGPALQPQDFPLAPPTKPTAPALASAQPAKPLQLLEVEKNTILRVIERHNGNLTQAAKELGLTRTALYRRLEKHAI